One genomic window of Halobellus limi includes the following:
- a CDS encoding DUF2206 domain-containing protein, whose translation MNTRYVRATLTKPFRRQDGHVEIEITGRSLLAFSVAALALVKLSDLLGDLVVDLVLFRTLLAVVFLTFVPGLFVLLQFDYHEESFTTTVCYAFGLSLFLVMFVGGATSLLFPAVGIMRPLSLDWLIVTWVVLSGLLAWTSSGSLTFRVPEDRISDPRTPFFLLFLPTSVLGTIHYKLTGNNLVLLGLLTTIAVIPVVVTVRSRETWYLPLTVWSIALALLFHGMGLGSYTITQPLPQVTMEHLRWIPNHSDGLGSLLANGVLFPVYAVVSGLPIAVEWSIVNTFLVSFLPVTLYESFRRHISPKEAFLSAFLFMSAYSFYVLYPGAGRAATPVIFIALLGLAFSDRQLPASIQKLFLLAFGFGVAVSHYGTAYVVLFALMSGLAAFYTLQVLLYLNIPRWLPKRFTAVQSDGGRRSLGTSLTGVAPPLLRPSYLAYYGIFSMAWYLYTAEGAKFAVLPRKIIDAVSGVLYAEASGSTVSSFQQTYAGTAITVSKYLYVVFGLLMSLGIAIAVLRLVVLRDERIDAGYLAVAIGFMSMFVGSALPSGNGFAVARVMMIIFTFAVPFAVIGSRESGNFLEWMFRHDFSRVSSTWSGYLPSRTTLSLVLAVFLLLNIGVVSETVTNDVAPSNSLSGERLLNSDDPDFRLRATACGRCNVQTHVWRGNQIPREETVHVGLRMDNQRDYYRGTLAEQTDLPLSYNVIGANQSDVPSGDFLALLAHNRDLGGFAIGYKFNFYQRDMNAFTTGSQVYSNGYGVIYYENSYDNRTLN comes from the coding sequence ATGAACACTCGTTACGTTCGTGCGACGCTAACCAAGCCGTTCCGTCGGCAGGACGGTCACGTAGAGATCGAGATCACAGGGCGATCGCTCCTCGCGTTCTCCGTGGCGGCGCTCGCTCTCGTAAAACTCTCAGATCTGTTGGGCGACCTCGTAGTCGATCTGGTGTTATTCAGGACGCTCCTCGCGGTCGTCTTCCTCACATTCGTTCCGGGACTGTTCGTCCTCCTCCAGTTCGACTACCACGAGGAGAGTTTCACGACGACCGTCTGTTACGCGTTCGGTCTGAGTCTCTTTCTCGTGATGTTCGTCGGCGGCGCGACGAGCCTCCTGTTCCCTGCTGTGGGGATTATGCGGCCGCTCTCGCTGGACTGGCTCATCGTCACGTGGGTCGTTCTGAGTGGTCTTCTGGCCTGGACGAGTAGCGGATCACTGACGTTTCGCGTTCCCGAAGATCGAATTTCGGATCCTCGAACCCCGTTCTTCCTCCTGTTTCTCCCAACGAGCGTTCTCGGAACGATCCACTACAAACTGACCGGGAACAACCTCGTGTTGCTCGGCCTGCTGACGACGATCGCGGTGATCCCAGTCGTCGTCACGGTTCGATCGCGGGAGACGTGGTACCTCCCGCTGACTGTCTGGTCGATTGCGCTGGCACTCTTGTTCCACGGGATGGGACTTGGTTCGTACACGATCACTCAGCCACTCCCGCAGGTGACGATGGAACACCTCCGATGGATTCCGAACCACAGCGACGGGCTCGGGTCACTCCTCGCGAACGGCGTTCTATTCCCGGTATACGCGGTGGTCTCGGGGCTCCCGATAGCGGTCGAGTGGAGTATCGTGAACACGTTCCTCGTGTCGTTCCTGCCGGTCACGCTCTACGAGTCGTTCCGGCGGCACATCTCTCCGAAGGAGGCGTTCCTGTCGGCGTTCCTGTTTATGTCCGCGTACTCGTTCTACGTCCTCTATCCGGGTGCGGGACGCGCGGCGACGCCGGTCATCTTCATCGCGCTTCTCGGACTGGCGTTTAGTGACAGACAGCTTCCCGCGTCGATTCAGAAACTGTTCCTGCTCGCGTTCGGATTCGGGGTTGCCGTATCCCACTACGGGACAGCCTACGTGGTCCTGTTCGCACTGATGTCCGGTCTAGCGGCGTTTTACACACTACAGGTATTGCTCTACCTGAATATTCCGAGGTGGCTCCCGAAGCGGTTCACAGCGGTTCAATCCGATGGCGGCAGGAGGTCTCTGGGTACGTCGCTGACTGGGGTCGCACCTCCTCTACTCCGACCGTCGTACCTCGCCTATTATGGTATATTCTCAATGGCCTGGTACCTCTATACCGCCGAGGGTGCGAAATTCGCGGTGTTGCCTCGCAAGATCATTGACGCCGTAAGTGGGGTACTCTACGCCGAGGCGAGTGGGAGTACTGTATCGTCGTTCCAGCAGACCTATGCCGGGACTGCGATCACTGTCTCGAAGTACCTCTATGTGGTATTCGGTCTCCTGATGTCGCTCGGCATCGCTATTGCTGTGCTTCGGCTCGTCGTACTCAGGGACGAGCGGATCGACGCCGGTTATCTCGCCGTCGCAATCGGTTTTATGAGTATGTTCGTCGGGTCGGCACTTCCCTCGGGGAACGGGTTCGCGGTCGCGCGCGTGATGATGATTATATTTACATTCGCAGTTCCCTTCGCAGTAATCGGCTCACGGGAATCTGGGAACTTCTTGGAGTGGATGTTCCGGCACGATTTCAGTCGCGTTTCATCAACCTGGTCCGGGTATCTTCCAAGTCGGACAACGCTTTCTCTCGTTCTTGCGGTGTTTCTGTTATTGAATATCGGCGTCGTCTCCGAGACCGTTACTAACGATGTCGCACCGAGTAATTCGTTGAGTGGAGAACGGTTATTGAACAGCGACGACCCGGATTTCCGGTTACGTGCCACGGCATGTGGGCGCTGTAACGTTCAGACGCACGTGTGGAGGGGAAATCAGATCCCCCGTGAAGAGACCGTTCACGTTGGCCTGCGAATGGACAACCAACGAGACTACTACCGCGGGACACTCGCAGAGCAGACGGATTTGCCGCTCAGTTACAACGTCATTGGCGCAAATCAGTCGGACGTACCATCCGGCGATTTCCTCGCCTTGCTTGCACATAATCGGGATTTAGGTGGTTTCGCTATTGGATACAAATTCAACTTTTATCAAAGAGATATGAATGCGTTCACGACTGGAAGCCAGGTGTATTCGAATGGATATGGTGTTATTTATTACGAAAACTCATATGATAACCGAACACTGAACTGA
- a CDS encoding sulfatase-like hydrolase/transferase, which translates to MMELYEDAIEDADEFIGWLSETVSSDTSLIVHSDHGEGFGPLDHGEWGHQGTFFEENVHVPLVVRDADASDEITGPVSLTSIYDIIVSIAKDDFDPTDHESRYTLSRTFRPNQIAVRTTERKYWSTVDSERSKNGTEYVLSSERDQETENTTNFTELAEQIISSRLSHEAEIQRVRGAAGTVSASSQI; encoded by the coding sequence ATGATGGAACTATACGAGGACGCAATCGAGGACGCGGACGAATTTATCGGTTGGCTGTCTGAGACCGTGTCGTCAGACACGTCGTTGATCGTCCACTCAGATCACGGAGAGGGATTCGGTCCATTGGATCACGGCGAGTGGGGACATCAGGGGACGTTTTTCGAGGAGAACGTTCACGTTCCGCTCGTCGTAAGAGATGCTGATGCCAGTGACGAGATCACGGGTCCCGTCTCACTCACCTCAATCTATGACATAATCGTGAGTATCGCGAAGGATGACTTCGACCCAACGGATCATGAATCGAGGTACACACTCAGTCGTACGTTCCGGCCGAATCAGATAGCGGTCCGAACTACTGAGAGGAAGTACTGGTCAACAGTCGATTCTGAAAGGTCAAAGAATGGTACAGAATACGTACTTAGTTCTGAAAGAGATCAAGAGACAGAAAATACTACGAATTTCACGGAACTAGCCGAACAAATAATTTCGTCACGGCTGTCGCATGAAGCTGAAATACAGCGTGTGCGGGGGGCAGCAGGTACCGTCAGTGCTTCTTCACAAATCTAA
- a CDS encoding glycosyltransferase family 2 protein yields the protein MEELVSIIITTHYRNKPLQNAIKSALNQEYQPIEVIVIDDSGERYAEPVVQKYDVQYVAHKENMGQVSGWQTGLRVASGDYIQFLDDDDILKEQKISEQVKILRDQPDTGVAYCGVERQDGFVNLPPENARGDVEELMLQINFSPAQTSTLLMERKCLDRISPLPDYQAGTDIPLRIELAQITKFDFVNEPLVKRRVEFGTQATSLAAIDARERMLNDYEDLYENYPERVRQEAIANVSRFQGLVYLNHSIWSRHAIACFWREIRTDPNTDTVSVGRFLASIFGSPGIDISEKCFDFYTSR from the coding sequence ATGGAAGAACTGGTATCTATCATCATTACAACGCACTATCGTAATAAACCACTCCAGAACGCAATTAAAAGTGCGTTGAATCAAGAATATCAGCCAATTGAAGTTATAGTCATAGATGATTCGGGGGAGCGCTACGCCGAGCCAGTAGTACAAAAATATGATGTCCAATACGTCGCTCATAAAGAAAATATGGGACAGGTATCGGGTTGGCAAACCGGCCTCAGAGTGGCTTCAGGGGACTATATTCAATTCCTTGATGACGACGATATACTTAAGGAACAAAAAATATCGGAGCAAGTGAAGATTCTTAGGGATCAGCCAGACACTGGAGTTGCGTATTGTGGTGTTGAACGTCAGGATGGGTTCGTGAATCTTCCTCCAGAAAATGCTCGTGGTGATGTCGAGGAACTTATGTTACAGATTAATTTTTCTCCGGCTCAAACATCAACTCTGTTGATGGAGCGAAAGTGTTTAGATCGCATCTCACCTCTCCCAGATTATCAGGCAGGAACTGACATCCCACTCCGTATCGAACTTGCTCAGATTACTAAATTCGACTTCGTGAATGAACCACTCGTGAAACGCCGCGTAGAATTTGGTACACAGGCCACATCGCTGGCAGCCATTGATGCACGAGAACGAATGCTTAACGACTATGAAGATTTATATGAAAACTATCCCGAGAGAGTTCGTCAAGAAGCTATAGCAAATGTATCGCGATTCCAAGGGCTCGTCTATCTTAATCATAGTATCTGGTCACGGCATGCGATAGCTTGCTTCTGGCGGGAGATCCGGACGGATCCCAATACTGATACAGTCTCAGTCGGTCGATTCCTCGCCTCGATTTTTGGATCACCCGGTATTGATATCTCGGAAAAGTGCTTTGATTTTTACACAAGTAGGTAG
- a CDS encoding glycosyltransferase family 2 protein: MISRISVIIPTFRRNESLEGALESVKNQTVSEENVEIFVVDGADGNAQHIAEDFGATYLSPTPDPGIAGCRQLGIDEADGKYIHFLDDDDTLTESAIESQVEAAEETGAEVVYGAIQWPDGRILQPNPEVQEDVLPQALAFEMAPCIPSTMLISAEALKRIPRMETLPSDDIAVNIELAQFAEYKFVNEVVAKRQPGEAGVGGEKEIVENRRKTITEYRDLYQEHPEAYRRATAATNLLAAQAEFRDHIWSLRAIWYGLCAAQNSPSIATTGYAIAAFFGRPGRDMARQIYSKYILDETNEGKIW; the protein is encoded by the coding sequence ATGATATCCAGAATTTCGGTTATCATCCCAACATTTAGACGGAATGAATCACTCGAAGGAGCCCTAGAGAGTGTTAAAAACCAAACAGTCTCAGAAGAGAATGTCGAAATATTCGTCGTAGACGGTGCTGATGGGAACGCACAACATATTGCTGAAGATTTCGGAGCCACCTATCTCTCACCAACCCCAGATCCCGGTATCGCAGGGTGCCGTCAACTCGGAATTGACGAGGCTGATGGCAAGTATATCCACTTCTTAGATGACGATGATACGCTAACAGAATCTGCTATCGAATCGCAAGTTGAGGCTGCAGAAGAAACTGGAGCAGAAGTCGTATATGGAGCAATCCAGTGGCCAGACGGACGTATACTTCAACCTAACCCTGAGGTACAGGAAGATGTACTGCCGCAAGCACTTGCATTCGAGATGGCACCGTGTATCCCATCAACTATGCTAATTTCGGCAGAAGCCCTGAAGAGGATACCTAGGATGGAGACACTCCCAAGCGATGATATAGCAGTCAATATCGAATTGGCACAATTTGCAGAATATAAATTCGTGAATGAGGTTGTTGCTAAACGGCAGCCGGGAGAGGCAGGAGTAGGAGGGGAAAAAGAGATCGTGGAGAACCGCCGAAAAACAATCACAGAGTACCGCGACCTCTATCAAGAACATCCAGAAGCGTATCGCCGTGCTACAGCCGCAACGAACCTTTTAGCAGCACAAGCAGAGTTCCGAGACCACATATGGTCACTGCGAGCAATCTGGTACGGCCTATGTGCAGCGCAAAACTCACCGTCAATTGCAACAACCGGATACGCGATTGCGGCGTTCTTCGGCAGGCCCGGACGCGATATGGCTCGTCAGATATACTCGAAATACATCCTTGACGAAACAAATGAGGGGAAAATCTGGTGA
- a CDS encoding sulfatase encodes MNDVERPNIVLVTVDSLRADHCGCYGYERNTTPTLDTMAREGTKFEHAIAPGPATPESMPVIFTGDWPVDRDVDGDSELVRRRERIRAHMEARYTLPERMRELGYETAAFTPNPFTSRHFGFDQGFDHFQDFMDESNRGSLYETVFQGFLEGSGASSLARAFVNFWQREEVFKPWESYYEEVLEWTRNATEPYFLWVFLMDAHNPYLSSAEYRTQSRLREFRANVEFWRQSHETPFSDTVHGELVTAYDDSVRYSDAFLERLRSDLREDDPVIAVHGDHGEAFGEHDVYGHEPYLYEENVRVPLVVDGPPAGEISEPFSLRELPDVLSSIAAGDTTIGPTRPAVARTRDGDALSVRIPGETHRLALSEGEGDSTLPEAIDTVVARYRAGERERRSIASAASALATDETL; translated from the coding sequence ATGAACGACGTGGAGCGGCCGAATATCGTGTTAGTGACGGTGGACAGCCTCCGAGCCGATCACTGCGGGTGTTACGGGTACGAGCGGAACACGACGCCGACGCTCGATACGATGGCTCGCGAGGGAACGAAGTTCGAGCACGCTATCGCTCCCGGCCCGGCGACGCCGGAGTCGATGCCGGTGATTTTCACCGGCGACTGGCCCGTCGATCGCGACGTCGACGGCGACTCCGAGCTCGTGCGTCGCCGCGAACGCATCCGCGCGCATATGGAGGCACGATATACGTTACCCGAGCGGATGCGAGAGCTGGGGTACGAAACCGCCGCGTTCACCCCGAACCCCTTCACCTCGCGACACTTCGGTTTCGATCAGGGGTTCGATCACTTCCAGGACTTTATGGACGAATCGAACCGCGGATCGCTGTACGAGACGGTCTTTCAGGGCTTCCTGGAGGGTAGCGGCGCGTCGTCGCTCGCCCGTGCGTTCGTGAACTTCTGGCAGCGCGAGGAAGTGTTCAAGCCCTGGGAGTCCTACTACGAGGAGGTCCTCGAGTGGACACGGAACGCGACGGAGCCGTACTTCCTGTGGGTGTTCCTGATGGACGCGCACAACCCCTATCTCTCCTCTGCGGAGTACCGAACGCAGTCGAGACTGCGGGAGTTCCGCGCGAACGTGGAGTTCTGGCGGCAGAGCCACGAAACGCCCTTTTCGGACACTGTCCACGGGGAACTGGTGACCGCGTACGACGACTCCGTTCGGTACTCGGACGCGTTCTTAGAGCGCCTGCGCTCGGACCTCCGGGAGGACGACCCCGTGATCGCCGTCCACGGAGATCACGGCGAAGCGTTCGGCGAGCACGACGTGTACGGACACGAGCCGTATCTCTACGAGGAGAACGTGCGGGTGCCGTTGGTCGTCGACGGACCGCCCGCAGGGGAAATCTCGGAGCCGTTTTCACTCCGTGAACTGCCCGACGTACTCTCCTCTATCGCCGCTGGAGACACGACCATCGGCCCCACGCGTCCGGCGGTGGCTCGGACTCGCGACGGGGACGCGCTCTCGGTACGGATTCCCGGGGAGACGCACCGACTGGCGCTTTCGGAGGGTGAGGGAGACTCGACGCTCCCGGAAGCCATCGACACCGTCGTCGCGCGATACCGCGCGGGAGAGCGGGAGCGGCGTTCGATCGCCTCCGCGGCGAGCGCCCTCGCGACGGACGAGACGTTATGA
- a CDS encoding glycosyltransferase family 4 protein — protein MSDRIVIAHGGDVSRPSGGTNRVSAFASGLVDHGHDVTLVVPEPEGEFPSRLSAVDVSPVSVPNSGVVDQPLRAAAIARRANRIASRTDATVQFEHSTLGGVGQILGAHEFVLDMHDLAFESPLYGNLPAGSLVQGAIRRIEGRAVRGAAAVVVVSERMRELVSDAWDVDPESITVIPNGYFADEIEAYRTAETVPGRVAFLGTLHPKLDAEAFFETAALPEVEELIVIGDGAKHEVLEEGKHARGLDSLRIAGRLPDEEAFELVASSSVAINPQQSSGLQRASSPVKLYYYAALGVPMVVSAGPSVVEELAAEGAAVAVESGSSFADAVQEVLQDEERQRDMSERVEEIAKTMRWDRRVDRLADLYRI, from the coding sequence ATGAGCGACCGCATCGTCATCGCGCACGGCGGCGACGTGAGTCGGCCGAGTGGCGGCACAAACCGCGTGTCGGCGTTCGCCTCGGGGCTCGTCGACCACGGTCACGACGTCACGCTCGTGGTCCCGGAACCCGAAGGGGAGTTCCCCTCTCGGCTCTCGGCAGTCGACGTATCGCCCGTTTCCGTTCCGAACTCCGGCGTCGTCGACCAGCCGCTGCGGGCGGCGGCGATCGCCAGGCGAGCGAACCGAATCGCATCGCGGACCGACGCGACGGTCCAGTTCGAGCACTCGACGCTCGGCGGCGTCGGTCAGATCCTCGGCGCCCACGAGTTCGTCTTGGATATGCACGACCTCGCGTTCGAATCGCCGCTGTACGGCAATCTCCCCGCGGGGTCACTCGTCCAGGGAGCCATCAGGCGAATCGAGGGGCGAGCGGTCCGCGGTGCCGCGGCGGTCGTCGTCGTCTCCGAGCGGATGCGGGAACTCGTCAGCGACGCGTGGGACGTCGACCCCGAGTCGATCACGGTGATCCCCAATGGGTACTTCGCCGACGAGATCGAGGCGTACCGGACCGCGGAGACGGTCCCCGGTCGGGTGGCGTTCCTCGGGACGCTCCATCCGAAACTCGACGCCGAGGCGTTCTTCGAGACGGCGGCCCTCCCGGAGGTCGAAGAGCTGATCGTGATCGGCGACGGGGCGAAGCACGAGGTGCTCGAAGAAGGGAAGCACGCACGAGGGCTGGACTCGTTACGGATCGCGGGTCGACTCCCCGACGAGGAGGCGTTCGAGCTGGTGGCGTCGTCGTCGGTCGCGATCAACCCCCAGCAGTCGTCCGGGCTCCAGCGCGCGTCTTCGCCGGTGAAACTCTACTATTACGCGGCCCTCGGAGTCCCGATGGTGGTCTCTGCGGGGCCGAGCGTCGTCGAGGAACTTGCGGCCGAGGGCGCGGCAGTGGCCGTTGAATCTGGTTCCTCGTTCGCGGACGCGGTGCAGGAGGTATTGCAGGATGAGGAGCGGCAAAGAGATATGAGTGAGAGGGTCGAAGAGATAGCCAAGACGATGCGGTGGGACCGGCGGGTCGATCGCTTGGCTGATCTCTACAGAATATGA
- a CDS encoding flippase — translation MTENRDEQSTGDSLATVLSGGALVSAGKVLALGFGFFTQIAMARLLTEAAYGNVVLALAVVNIAGLVAKLGLDDGVMREYPHHEDDPAEAHGVVRASTVITVTSGLVTAIVLFLAAPTIARVVFDDASLIPLFRIGSIAIPFITTSSVAVSLARGARDARVQAYVRQIFQPAARLLFVGGLLLAGFNAVGAISGQIAAIVLAALAAFYMARRSLPSFDVSPNPMYRSVLAFSLPLIAVQGMGFLNSNVDVYMVGYFMNSSSLGVYNISLQLGNIVNSILGTTGFLLPPMLTRLQQRGQNTEMLRTYQVVTKWMVVLIIPVFIVLFFAPRLVIGLFFGESYTRGTLALRILLAGKFITIIMGLNSSALIALGKNRVVSYIVFCETAVNVAINFILIPVIGFEGAAIGMTISTIIGDALGVAILYRRFGLHPFTRSVLSPVAAIGVVSTVGYGTLWLLGLPTYLTVGLVGIAYLPIIAILAPEPEDEKLLTQVEDQTGYDLEVVRDVVSSFR, via the coding sequence ATGACTGAAAACAGAGACGAACAATCTACAGGTGATTCGCTTGCCACAGTCCTCTCGGGTGGCGCGCTCGTCTCCGCTGGCAAGGTTCTTGCGTTAGGATTCGGGTTTTTTACGCAGATCGCGATGGCTCGTCTCTTGACGGAGGCAGCCTACGGGAATGTCGTTTTAGCGTTAGCCGTCGTGAACATCGCCGGACTCGTCGCTAAACTTGGCCTCGACGACGGCGTCATGCGAGAGTATCCACATCACGAGGATGATCCTGCCGAGGCCCATGGTGTCGTTCGTGCAAGCACAGTTATAACAGTAACTTCAGGGCTCGTCACCGCGATTGTCCTATTTCTCGCTGCACCTACTATTGCACGCGTGGTCTTCGACGATGCATCACTCATTCCACTGTTCCGTATCGGTTCGATTGCGATTCCGTTCATCACGACGAGCAGCGTTGCAGTGTCGCTAGCGCGTGGAGCTCGTGACGCTCGAGTGCAGGCATACGTACGGCAGATTTTCCAGCCCGCGGCGCGTCTGCTGTTCGTTGGGGGCCTTCTCCTCGCAGGGTTCAACGCGGTCGGTGCAATTAGTGGACAAATCGCAGCTATCGTGTTAGCTGCTCTTGCCGCATTCTATATGGCACGACGGTCGTTGCCGTCGTTCGACGTTTCACCGAACCCAATGTATCGTTCGGTACTTGCGTTCTCACTACCTTTGATCGCGGTCCAGGGTATGGGATTTCTCAATTCGAACGTGGATGTCTATATGGTCGGGTACTTTATGAACTCATCTTCACTGGGTGTTTACAATATCTCACTTCAGCTGGGGAATATCGTCAATTCTATTCTTGGTACTACGGGGTTTCTCCTTCCGCCTATGCTGACCCGTCTCCAGCAGCGCGGACAGAATACTGAGATGCTCCGTACGTATCAGGTTGTCACAAAGTGGATGGTCGTTCTCATTATACCCGTATTCATCGTTCTCTTTTTCGCCCCTCGATTGGTTATCGGGCTGTTCTTCGGTGAGTCGTACACCCGTGGTACGTTAGCATTGCGAATTCTTCTTGCCGGTAAATTCATCACTATTATTATGGGACTGAACAGCAGCGCTCTCATCGCACTTGGAAAGAACCGAGTCGTCTCGTATATCGTATTCTGCGAGACGGCGGTAAACGTAGCGATCAATTTCATCCTCATCCCAGTTATTGGGTTCGAAGGTGCCGCGATCGGGATGACAATCAGCACAATCATTGGCGACGCACTGGGAGTGGCAATTCTCTACCGTCGGTTCGGACTTCATCCGTTCACTAGGAGTGTTCTATCTCCGGTAGCTGCAATTGGGGTCGTTAGCACAGTTGGATACGGAACTCTTTGGCTACTTGGCCTTCCAACGTACTTGACAGTGGGACTAGTCGGCATAGCGTACTTGCCGATTATCGCAATTCTCGCACCCGAACCCGAAGATGAGAAATTACTAACTCAAGTCGAAGATCAAACGGGATATGATCTTGAGGTTGTTAGAGATGTGGTGAGCTCTTTCAGATAA
- a CDS encoding IS5 family transposase, producing the protein MTQISRFTSEIVSIAQRVAGDEDESAAPQGGGGFSDSALISLHCLRIYFDTSYRMTIDLLKEMPQITREIGLSAADLPSPSTLCKAFDRISMNVCRVLLRQSAQLHDPSKHAAIDATFYERSAASRHYCHRINYRVQKLKVTKLVDTASQAVLDVHCSTTRDGSDADLAEQIARRNAGDLRSLAADKGYDKQSLRGALREIGVRPLIKHRIFAPYDHAHNARIDNQRYNQRSMTETVNSAIKRSLGFAVRARSWFREFREIALMCVVYNIKRAVKQ; encoded by the coding sequence ATGACCCAAATCTCCCGCTTCACTAGTGAGATTGTCTCGATTGCTCAAAGAGTTGCTGGTGATGAGGACGAATCCGCCGCCCCGCAAGGTGGCGGCGGATTCTCCGATTCTGCTCTCATTTCTCTCCATTGTCTACGGATTTATTTTGATACGTCGTACCGAATGACGATTGATCTGCTGAAGGAGATGCCACAAATAACCCGGGAGATCGGCCTCAGCGCAGCCGATCTCCCTTCGCCGTCCACGTTGTGTAAGGCATTCGATCGGATCAGTATGAACGTCTGCCGAGTGCTGCTGCGCCAGTCGGCGCAGCTGCACGATCCTTCGAAACACGCTGCTATCGACGCCACATTCTACGAACGCTCAGCAGCGAGCCGCCATTACTGCCACCGAATAAACTACCGCGTGCAAAAACTGAAAGTCACGAAGCTCGTCGATACAGCGTCTCAAGCAGTCCTTGACGTTCACTGCTCGACGACTCGGGACGGAAGTGACGCAGACCTCGCTGAGCAGATCGCCCGCCGGAATGCGGGCGATCTGCGGTCTCTCGCCGCCGATAAAGGCTATGACAAGCAATCTCTTCGTGGCGCTCTGCGCGAAATCGGCGTCAGACCGCTCATCAAGCACCGTATCTTCGCTCCCTACGATCACGCTCACAACGCCAGAATCGACAACCAACGCTACAACCAGCGCTCTATGACAGAAACCGTGAACTCGGCAATCAAGCGCTCGCTCGGCTTCGCCGTGCGAGCGCGTTCCTGGTTCCGTGAGTTTCGAGAAATCGCTCTGATGTGTGTCGTCTATAACATCAAGCGAGCCGTGAAACAGTGA